Proteins from a genomic interval of Rattus norvegicus strain BN/NHsdMcwi chromosome 2, GRCr8, whole genome shotgun sequence:
- the Uba52l1 gene encoding similar to ubiquitin A-52 residue ribosomal protein fusion product 1, with amino-acid sequence MQISMKTLTAKAITLEVEPGDTRENVKAKIQEKEGIPPDPRRLQTAGGWPHPAQHPEESTLHLVLRLRGGSIEPPLHQLAQKHNYDKMICSKRCTPVQSTATRSVAIPTT; translated from the coding sequence ATGCAGATCTCCATGAAGACCTTGACGGCCAAGGCCATCACTCTTGAGGTCGAGCCCGGGGACACCAGAGAGAACGTCAAGGCCAAGATCCAAGAAAAGGAAGGCATTCCACCTGACCCGCGGAGGCTGCAAACAGCTGGAGGATGGCCGCACCCTGCCCAACATCCGGAAGAGTCCACCTTGCACCTGGTGCTGCGCCTGCGCGGTGGCAGCATCGAGCCGCCCCTTCATCAGCTTGCCCAGAAGCACAACTATGACAAGATGATCTGCAGCAAGCGCTGCACCCCCGTGCAGTCAACTGCCACAAGGAGTGTGGCCATACCAACAACCTGA